The proteins below are encoded in one region of Silene latifolia isolate original U9 population chromosome 2, ASM4854445v1, whole genome shotgun sequence:
- the LOC141643636 gene encoding putative NOT transcription complex subunit VIP2 isoform X2 gives MSGVLNSSLNGSATNITDGAGRSFSSSFSAQPGAGTPVFHHTGIQGLHNMHTNFNVPSMAGSLSSRNSAINGVPSGGMQQSSGNLLAGRFGSNNITDPLSQISHGVSHGHSGISNRGGMNIVGSPGYSNSTNVVGGSIHGVLPTSAAAGNRGAMPGLGVSPMMGNAGSRITSSMGNIVGSGNIGRNMSSGGGISVPGLTSRLNFTTNNGSGSSSLQGPNGLMGGVLQQASPQVLSMLGNSYVSGGNLLSQNHGQAVNNLSSRAMLHDMNSNDTPFAMDDFPSLGSRPNSAGAPQGQIGSMRKQGLGGPIGQRNQEFSIQNEDFPALPGFKGGSVDFGMDFRQKDQLQDNSVSMMQSQHFSMGRSAGFTLGGTYSSHQPQHQQQHMPSVSGSGDSFTSANNQRLIQSHGSDMFPSSNSTFHIQGNRPSDNSLRSVNNISTISGAGSYDQRMQQYQQQSQSQFHLRQMPTVNPSFRDQGVKPIQATQPAADSFGLLGLLGVIRMSDPDLTSLALGIDLTTLGLNLNSSEDLHKSFGSPWTDEPAKGDPEFVVPHCYLEKLAPPLNYLNFMKFPIATLFYIFYSMPKDEAQLYAAHELHRRGWLYHKELRLWLSRITNAEPPYKTATFERGSYKFFDPTTWQETQKDNFVLQYELIEKKVTLNQH, from the exons TCATCACACTG GAATTCAAGGGCTTCATAACATGCACACTAACTTCAACGTTCCCAGTATGGCTGGTTCACTTTCATCAAGAAATTCAGCAATAAACGGTGTACCTTCTGGAGGGATGCAACAATCTAGTGGAAATCTCCTTGCAGGACGATTTGGGTCAAATAATATAACGGATCCTCTTTCACAG ATTTCTCATGGTGTCTCACATGGGCATTCTGGAATCAGTAATAGAGGAGGTATGAACATCGTCGGAAGCCCTGGCTATAGTAATAGCACAAATGTTGTTGGTGGTTCTATTCATGGGGTTCTGCCGACGTCTGCTGCTGCGGGTAACCGTGGAGCTATGCCAGGCCTTGGCGTGTCACCTATGATGGGAAATGCAGGCTCTCGAATCACAAGCTCAATGGGAAATATTGTGGGCTCTGGCAACATTGGAAGGAATATGAGTTCTGGTGGGGGAATATCTGTGCCTGGTCTTACTTCTCGTCTGAATTTCACTACCAACAATGGCTCTGGAAGTTCTAGTTTGCAAGGACCAAATGGATTAATGGGCGGTGTCCTTCAACAAG CATCTCCACAGGTACTTTCGATGCTTGGGAACTCCTATGTGTCTGGAGGAAACCTGTTATCCCAGAACCATGGCCAAGCTGTTAATAACCTGAGCTCAAGGGCAATGCTACATGACATGAACTCCAATGATACACCTTTTGCAATGGATGATTTTCCTTCATTAGGAAGTCGACCTAACTCTGCTGGAGCACCTCAAGGACAAATAG GTTCAATGAGAAAACAAGGTCTTGGTGGTCCTATAGGTCAACGGAACCAAGAGTTCAGCATCCAGAACGAAGATTTTCCTGCCTTACCTGGATTTAAAG GTGGAAGCGTAGATTTTGGGATGGACTTTCGTCAAAAAGATCAACTTCAAGACAACAGCGTATCGATGATGCAGTCACAGCATTTTTCG ATGGGAAGATCGGCTGGATTCACTCTCGGGGGCACATACTCATCTCATCAACCACAGCACCAGCAGCAACATATGCCATCAGTCAGCGGTAGCGGCGATTCATTTACATCAGCAAATAACCAGAGACTTATACAGTCGCATGGATCTGACATGTTCCCTTCCTCAAATTCAACGTTTCATATTCAG GGCAACAGACCGTCTGATAATAGCCTGAGGAGTGTTAACAATATAAGCACTATTTCTGGTGCGGGATCTTATGACCAACGAATGCAGCAATATCAACAGCAAAGCCAGTCTCAATTTCATCTACGCCAGATGCCCACGGTGAACCCGTCGTTTAGGGATCAGGGAGTCAAGCCTATTCAAGCTACACAACCTGCTGCTGATTCCTTTGGACTGTTGGGGTTGTTGGGCGTCATAAGAATGAGTGATCCTGATTTGACATCCCTTGCTCTTGGCATCGATCTAACTACCCTAGGCTTAAATCTGAATTCCTCTGAAGACCTTCACAAATCGTTTGGTTCACCCTGGACTGATGAGCCTGCCAAGGGAGACCCTGAGTTTGTTGTACCCCACTGTTACCTTGAAAAATTAGCTCCTCCTCTTAAT TATCTCAACTTCATGAAGTTTCCGATAGCAACATTGTTCTACATCTTTTACAG CATGCCGAAAGACGAAGCCCAGTTGTATGCAGCTCATGAACT TCATAGGAGAGGCTGGTTGTATCACAAGGAGCTCCGGCTTTGGTTGTCGAGGATAACTAATGCGGAGCCTCCGTACAAGACTGCAACATTTGAGCGAGGATCATACAAGTTCTTCGATCCAACTACATGGCAAGAGACACAAAAG GATAACTTTGTACTGCAATACGAGTTGATAGAGAAAAAGGTGACCCTAAATCAACATTAG
- the LOC141643636 gene encoding putative NOT transcription complex subunit VIP2 isoform X1, whose product MSGVLNSSLNGSATNITDGAGRSFSSSFSAQPGAGTPVFHHTGIQGLHNMHTNFNVPSMAGSLSSRNSAINGVPSGGMQQSSGNLLAGRFGSNNITDPLSQISHGVSHGHSGISNRGGMNIVGSPGYSNSTNVVGGSIHGVLPTSAAAGNRGAMPGLGVSPMMGNAGSRITSSMGNIVGSGNIGRNMSSGGGISVPGLTSRLNFTTNNGSGSSSLQGPNGLMGGVLQQASPQVLSMLGNSYVSGGNLLSQNHGQAVNNLSSRAMLHDMNSNDTPFAMDDFPSLGSRPNSAGAPQGQIGSMRKQGLGGPIGQRNQEFSIQNEDFPALPGFKGGSVDFGMDFRQKDQLQDNSVSMMQSQHFSMGRSAGFTLGGTYSSHQPQHQQQHMPSVSGSGDSFTSANNQRLIQSHGSDMFPSSNSTFHIQQGNRPSDNSLRSVNNISTISGAGSYDQRMQQYQQQSQSQFHLRQMPTVNPSFRDQGVKPIQATQPAADSFGLLGLLGVIRMSDPDLTSLALGIDLTTLGLNLNSSEDLHKSFGSPWTDEPAKGDPEFVVPHCYLEKLAPPLNYLNFMKFPIATLFYIFYSMPKDEAQLYAAHELHRRGWLYHKELRLWLSRITNAEPPYKTATFERGSYKFFDPTTWQETQKDNFVLQYELIEKKVTLNQH is encoded by the exons TCATCACACTG GAATTCAAGGGCTTCATAACATGCACACTAACTTCAACGTTCCCAGTATGGCTGGTTCACTTTCATCAAGAAATTCAGCAATAAACGGTGTACCTTCTGGAGGGATGCAACAATCTAGTGGAAATCTCCTTGCAGGACGATTTGGGTCAAATAATATAACGGATCCTCTTTCACAG ATTTCTCATGGTGTCTCACATGGGCATTCTGGAATCAGTAATAGAGGAGGTATGAACATCGTCGGAAGCCCTGGCTATAGTAATAGCACAAATGTTGTTGGTGGTTCTATTCATGGGGTTCTGCCGACGTCTGCTGCTGCGGGTAACCGTGGAGCTATGCCAGGCCTTGGCGTGTCACCTATGATGGGAAATGCAGGCTCTCGAATCACAAGCTCAATGGGAAATATTGTGGGCTCTGGCAACATTGGAAGGAATATGAGTTCTGGTGGGGGAATATCTGTGCCTGGTCTTACTTCTCGTCTGAATTTCACTACCAACAATGGCTCTGGAAGTTCTAGTTTGCAAGGACCAAATGGATTAATGGGCGGTGTCCTTCAACAAG CATCTCCACAGGTACTTTCGATGCTTGGGAACTCCTATGTGTCTGGAGGAAACCTGTTATCCCAGAACCATGGCCAAGCTGTTAATAACCTGAGCTCAAGGGCAATGCTACATGACATGAACTCCAATGATACACCTTTTGCAATGGATGATTTTCCTTCATTAGGAAGTCGACCTAACTCTGCTGGAGCACCTCAAGGACAAATAG GTTCAATGAGAAAACAAGGTCTTGGTGGTCCTATAGGTCAACGGAACCAAGAGTTCAGCATCCAGAACGAAGATTTTCCTGCCTTACCTGGATTTAAAG GTGGAAGCGTAGATTTTGGGATGGACTTTCGTCAAAAAGATCAACTTCAAGACAACAGCGTATCGATGATGCAGTCACAGCATTTTTCG ATGGGAAGATCGGCTGGATTCACTCTCGGGGGCACATACTCATCTCATCAACCACAGCACCAGCAGCAACATATGCCATCAGTCAGCGGTAGCGGCGATTCATTTACATCAGCAAATAACCAGAGACTTATACAGTCGCATGGATCTGACATGTTCCCTTCCTCAAATTCAACGTTTCATATTCAG CAGGGCAACAGACCGTCTGATAATAGCCTGAGGAGTGTTAACAATATAAGCACTATTTCTGGTGCGGGATCTTATGACCAACGAATGCAGCAATATCAACAGCAAAGCCAGTCTCAATTTCATCTACGCCAGATGCCCACGGTGAACCCGTCGTTTAGGGATCAGGGAGTCAAGCCTATTCAAGCTACACAACCTGCTGCTGATTCCTTTGGACTGTTGGGGTTGTTGGGCGTCATAAGAATGAGTGATCCTGATTTGACATCCCTTGCTCTTGGCATCGATCTAACTACCCTAGGCTTAAATCTGAATTCCTCTGAAGACCTTCACAAATCGTTTGGTTCACCCTGGACTGATGAGCCTGCCAAGGGAGACCCTGAGTTTGTTGTACCCCACTGTTACCTTGAAAAATTAGCTCCTCCTCTTAAT TATCTCAACTTCATGAAGTTTCCGATAGCAACATTGTTCTACATCTTTTACAG CATGCCGAAAGACGAAGCCCAGTTGTATGCAGCTCATGAACT TCATAGGAGAGGCTGGTTGTATCACAAGGAGCTCCGGCTTTGGTTGTCGAGGATAACTAATGCGGAGCCTCCGTACAAGACTGCAACATTTGAGCGAGGATCATACAAGTTCTTCGATCCAACTACATGGCAAGAGACACAAAAG GATAACTTTGTACTGCAATACGAGTTGATAGAGAAAAAGGTGACCCTAAATCAACATTAG
- the LOC141643637 gene encoding ribonucleoside-diphosphate reductase small chain-like produces MPAIMEQSEPLLAPNPDRFCMFPIKFPQIWEMYKKAEASFWTAEEVDLSSDLRHWSDTLTSDERHFITHVLAFFAASDGIVLENLACRFMKEVQLPEARAFYGFQIAIENIHSEMYSLLLETYIKDSDEKSGLFRAVETIPAVKRKADWALRWIDGGESFAERIVAFACVEGIFFSGSFCAIFWLKKRGLMPGLTFSNELISRDEGLHCDFACLLYSLLNNKASEERVKGIVSEAVEIEREFVCDALPCALVGMNGELMSQYIEFVADRLLGALGIGKAYGVSNPFDWMELISLQGKTNFFEKRVGEYQKASVMNSLNGHGGSHVFKLDEDF; encoded by the coding sequence atgCCTGCAATTATGGAACAATCAGAACCCTTACTCGCCCCAAACCCAGATCGATTCTGCATGTTCCCAATCAAATTCCCCCAAATCTGGGAAATGTACAAAAAAGCCGAAGCTTCTTTCTGGACTGCTGAAGAAGTCGATTTATCTTCCGATTTACGTCACTGGTCCGACACTCTGACATCCGATGAACGTCATTTCATCACTCACGTGCTCGCCTTCTTCGCCGCATCTGACGGTATTGTGCTTGAGAATCTCGCTTGTCGTTTCATGAAGGAAGTTCAACTTCCTGAAGCGAGAGCATTTTACGGGTTTCAAATCGCTATTGAAAATATCCATTCCGAAATGTACTCCTTATTATTGGAGACTTACATTAAGGATTCGGATGAAAAATCGGGTTTATTCCGTGCTGTTGAGACTATCCCTGCTGTCAAGCGCAAGGCCGATTGGGCCTTGCGCTGGATTGATGGCGGGGAGAGTTTTGCTGAGCGAATTGTCGCTTTCGCTTGTGTTGAAGGAATCTTCTTCTCTGGAAGCTTCTGTGCGATATTTTGGCTCAAGAAACGAGGATTAATGCCAGGGCTTACCTTCTCGAACGAGTTGATTTCCCGAGACGAGGGTTTACACTGTGATTTCGCCTGTTTGTTGTACTCGCTGTTGAACAATAAGGCGAGTGAGGAGCGCGTGAAGGGAATTGTTTCGGAGGCAGTGGAAATCGAGAGGGAGTTTGTTTGTGACGCGCTGCCTTGCGCGTTGGTTGGTATGAATGGAGAGTTAATGAGTCAGTATATTGAGTTTGTTGCTGATAGGTTGTTGGGAGCGTTAGGGATTGGAAAGGCTTACGGAGTTTCGAATCCGTTTGATTGGATGGAATTGATTTCATTGCAGGGGAAGACTAATTTTTTCGAAAAGCGGGTTGGGGAGTATCAGAAGGCTTCTGTTATGAATAGTTTGAATGGTCATGGTGGTTCTCATGTGTTTAAGCTTGATGAAGACTTTTAA